A genome region from Leptodactylus fuscus isolate aLepFus1 chromosome 6, aLepFus1.hap2, whole genome shotgun sequence includes the following:
- the COMMD7 gene encoding COMM domain-containing protein 7 — translation MALRCSSSPLPDSVVSDIQNLRQLSKEQVSRLCSEIFSFLKEQKEVDQFTSQLEEFANDNGVSLGPLKSIVKSILIVLNGALKRNLKSEDLQSDLVVLGLDEEKAKLFADKWNSDAAVLKRLAVGRTLSINQLVDMEWKFGVTAASSELEKAGTIFLQLKMVIKKGNQLEPVYVELTLPQFYSFLHEMERAKSGLECFT, via the exons ATGGCGCTGCGCTGCTCTTCTTCTCCACTACCGGATTCTGTGGTTTCTGACATACAGAATTTGAGGCAGCTTTCCAAGGAG CAAGTTTCACGACTCTGCTCCGAGATATTTTCTTTCTTAAAAGAACAAAAAGAG GTGGACCAGTTCACTTCTCAGCTTGAAGAGTTTGCCAATGACAATGGGGTTAGCCTAGgacctttaaaaagcattgtgaAGAGCATACTGATTGTTCTGAATG GTGCTCTAAAGAGAAACCTGAAGTCGGAGGACCTGCAGTCTGACTTGGTTGTTCTAG GATTGGATGAGGAGAAGGCCAAGCTCTTTGCAGACAAG TGGAACAGTGATGCTGCAGTTCTCAAACGGTTAGCAGTTGGGCGGACACTCAGTATTAATCAGTTGGTGGACATGGAGTGGAAATTTGGGG TTACGGCAGCAAGCAGTGAACTGGAGAAAGCTGGAACCATATTCTTGCAG ctaaAGATGGTTATTAAAAAGGGCAACCAGTTGGAACCAGTGTATGTAG AGCTGACGCTTCCACAATTCTACAGTTTCTTACATGAGATGGAACGCGCTAAGAGTGGCCTGGAATGTTTTACGTGA